GAAATAGTCAAAAAAGCTCAGGAGAATTACTATCCCGCTGACCTGAATATATCCATTGCCAACGACTCATCGGATAGAACTTTGAATCAGGTGGATGATTTGGTGAACAACATCATCTTTGGTATTATTCTGGTAGTCAACGTCTTAATGTTTTTCCTCGGTTTTAGGAATGCCTTGTTCGTAGGGTTTGCCATACCCATGTCCATGTTCATATCCTTTGCTGTACTAAACTTAGCGGGTTACACCCTAAATACCATGATTCTTTTTGGAATGATCATGGGGCTTGGAATGTTGGTGGATAATGGTATCGTTGTGGTAGAAAACGTATATCGTTTAATGAGTGAGGGCATGAGCCGCACACAGGCTGCAAAAAAGGGAATAGGGGAAATTGCGTTCCCGATCATCATATCTACCGTTACAACGGTAGCAGCCTTTGTTCCATTGGCATTTTGGCCGGGTATATTCGGTCAATTCATGATTTTCTTTCCTATTACATTATCCGTTGTTTTAGGATCATCACTATTCGTAGCCATCTTCATGAACTCCATGTTGGTTTCACAGTTTATGGACACGGAAGAGAAAGAACTTACTAAGAAACAACTATTGCGCATTAGTGCCATACTAGGCGGTTTTGGTATTTTCATACTCATCTTCGGTGGTGCCATGAGGGGTCTGGGTACGGTAATGATTTTTACCGCTATCCTCTTTTGGGTATATAAATACGCCATAAAGAAATGGGCTACGAAATTTCAGAACAGCACCATGGTACGTTTTGAAAATTGGTACGAAAGGCGCATAAAACATGCTTTAAGAGGCAAAAACGTGTACTGGTATTTCGGAATCACCTTCGCTTTATTGATAGCAACTTTTATGCTCTTCGGCATGTCGGTAGGCTCTGGTAGAACAAAAATCGAGTTCTTCCCGGAGAACACCCCCAACGAAATATACGTCTATATTGAGTATCCTGAAGGGACTTCCATCACCAAAACAAACACACTTACCAAAGCCATAGAGGATCGTGTTTATGAGGTTGTTAATAGAGAAATGTATATAGACCCGGACGGAGAGAACTACTTGGTAGAATCTGCCGTTTCTCAAGTGGGAGAAGGTGCCGGAAACCCCCAGACCGATGGTGGCTCCTCAGCAGAGATGCCGCACCGTGGTAAGGTTACCGTTTCTATGAGAGAGTACAAATACCGAAACGGGCTTGATACGGAGAAGTTGCGTGGTGAAATTCAGGAAAGCCTAACAGGTATTTATCCCGGCGTTTCTATTTCCGTTGAAAAGAATGCAGATGGCCCACCACCGGGATACCCCGTAAACATTGAGCTGGAAGGTAAAGACTATAATGAATTAATTGGAACGGCTGAAGATATTAGAAACTTTATCAATACAAAAAACATCGCCTTCATAGAAGAATTGAAGATTGATGTAAATAAGAGCAAACCTTCCATGCAGGTAACCGTAGACCGTCAAAAAGCAGGAGAACTAGGTGTAGCCGTTGGTCAGGTAGGGCAACAATTAAGACGTTCTCTATTTGGAGAAAAAGCGGGTGTTTATAAGTTAGATGGAGACGATTATGATATTAACGTGCGCTTTAACGAGGATATCCGTTTTGATAAGAATGCCCTTTTCAATCAAAACATAATTTTCAGGGACCCTGCTACCGGTCAAATAAAAGAGGTTCCCGTCTCTGCCGTGGCGTCACAGAAAAACTCCTCTGGCTATAGTGCTATAAAGCACCGTAACGGGAATAGGGTAGTTACGGTATATTCCGGACTTAAAGCAGGTGGTAACCCGGCCTTGGTCGTGGAGGAAATTAAAAAAGTAATGGAAAACTATGAAGGTATTCCGGATACGGTAAAGGTAGATTTTACTGGAGAAATTGAAGAACAGAATAAACAAATGAACTTTTTAGTGGGTGCATTTTTCTCGGGACTTGGGCTTATAATGCTTATTCTCATTTTTCAATTCGGAGGTATTTCCAAACCACTGATCATCATGATCGCTATATTCTTGAGTTTTATCGGAGTATTCGGAGGGCTAATGCTCACCGGGTGGTCCTTTGTAATTCTTATGACCATGATGGGAATTATTTCCCTTGCCGGTATTGTTGTAAACAATGGAGTAGTACTTCTAGATTATACACAGATATTGATAGATCGTAGAAAGGTTAAACTTGATTTAGAGGATAAAGATTTGTTACCTATGGATGAAGCTACCGAAATCATTGTTAAAAGTGGAAAAGCAAGATTAAGACCTGTAATATTAACGGCGATTACAACAGTGCTAGGTTTAATCCCCTTAGCTATAGGACTCAACATAGATTTCTTTTCGTTGTTCTCTCAGTTTGACCCAAGAATTTATATCGGCGGAGATAACGTTATTTTCTGGGGTCCTTTGGCCTGGACCGTAATTTTTGGTTTAATCGTAGCCACTTTCCTTACCCTGATTATTGTGCCGGTATTGTTCAATATTGTATACAGAATTAAAACTGCCATAAGAGGGCGTGGAAGTAAGAATGCCGAAACAGATCGTTTAGAAGCGGCAGCTTAAATAAACATGAACACTAAAAAAAGCCTGTACTTTTAAAGTACAGGCTTTTTCCATTACATGAATTATCGTTAGTCCTTTACAAGAGACCTACTTTGGTTCGCATTGGTTACAGCAGCTATTTTGTTGTTGTCAAAATTAACTTCTCTTAGCGCATCACCTTCCCAGAACAACCATTTTCCTGTTTTAGCGCCTTTTACGTAGTTTCCCATTGCAATTTTATCACCTTTTTCGTTGAACATGGTCCATTCACCTTCCAATTTTTCGTTCAGGAAATAACCCTGCTGCGCCACTGCACCATTAGCATGAAAATAAGTCGCTTTGACCATATCTCCTTCTTTTTCAAATTTCGGAGCTATGTCTTGGGCAAAGGCTCCTAATGAAAATGACATCAAAGCTATTATTAGTATTTTTTTCATGATATAATTCTTTTAAATTGATATTTATCTAACATTAACGTTACAAAGTTAGAATTATTTTACAATAAATCAATTATTACATAACTTTTAATTTACCTTAAATTAACATTGCAAGACTAATTTATTGATAATTAGACTATTAAATTAAACACTTTAACATATTTGAATTTGCTGTTTCACCTATAAAACCTCCAATTTATATAGATATTTAATGGATGAGACTTCTTAAATTTGCCCTTTATTTAAAGATACGACCATGTACAGAAGCCATTCCTGCGGAGAATTGAGAGAATCACATATTGATAGTGCTGTCACACTTTCTGGATGGGTATCTAAG
This genomic window from Maribacter sp. MJ134 contains:
- a CDS encoding toxin-antitoxin system YwqK family antitoxin, whose protein sequence is MKKILIIALMSFSLGAFAQDIAPKFEKEGDMVKATYFHANGAVAQQGYFLNEKLEGEWTMFNEKGDKIAMGNYVKGAKTGKWLFWEGDALREVNFDNNKIAAVTNANQSRSLVKD
- a CDS encoding efflux RND transporter permease subunit; this encodes MSKQKKNADKEFSLSSWAIDNPSVIYVMIALFLLIGYSGYQAMPREDYPEIVETKIYVSTPYPGNTAEDIERLLTDPLEDRLKNVSNVVETTSTSQEDYSIITVEFDEDITVEQAKQKVKDEVDGEKASEDWPTFNGAKVEPNIFDLNLAESFPIMNVNFTGDYPVEKLKEFAEYLEEEIENLPEIKQVDIRGAQKKEVEVAVDVYKMMAAKVNFQDVIGAISNGNMTMSAGNIKTSEQRRTIRVLGEIEKPEELNNFVVKSENGSVYLKDIAKVYFQEKEKTTYAREFGESVVMLDIKKRSGKNTIAATTQIREIVKKAQENYYPADLNISIANDSSDRTLNQVDDLVNNIIFGIILVVNVLMFFLGFRNALFVGFAIPMSMFISFAVLNLAGYTLNTMILFGMIMGLGMLVDNGIVVVENVYRLMSEGMSRTQAAKKGIGEIAFPIIISTVTTVAAFVPLAFWPGIFGQFMIFFPITLSVVLGSSLFVAIFMNSMLVSQFMDTEEKELTKKQLLRISAILGGFGIFILIFGGAMRGLGTVMIFTAILFWVYKYAIKKWATKFQNSTMVRFENWYERRIKHALRGKNVYWYFGITFALLIATFMLFGMSVGSGRTKIEFFPENTPNEIYVYIEYPEGTSITKTNTLTKAIEDRVYEVVNREMYIDPDGENYLVESAVSQVGEGAGNPQTDGGSSAEMPHRGKVTVSMREYKYRNGLDTEKLRGEIQESLTGIYPGVSISVEKNADGPPPGYPVNIELEGKDYNELIGTAEDIRNFINTKNIAFIEELKIDVNKSKPSMQVTVDRQKAGELGVAVGQVGQQLRRSLFGEKAGVYKLDGDDYDINVRFNEDIRFDKNALFNQNIIFRDPATGQIKEVPVSAVASQKNSSGYSAIKHRNGNRVVTVYSGLKAGGNPALVVEEIKKVMENYEGIPDTVKVDFTGEIEEQNKQMNFLVGAFFSGLGLIMLILIFQFGGISKPLIIMIAIFLSFIGVFGGLMLTGWSFVILMTMMGIISLAGIVVNNGVVLLDYTQILIDRRKVKLDLEDKDLLPMDEATEIIVKSGKARLRPVILTAITTVLGLIPLAIGLNIDFFSLFSQFDPRIYIGGDNVIFWGPLAWTVIFGLIVATFLTLIIVPVLFNIVYRIKTAIRGRGSKNAETDRLEAAA